One window of the Sphaerochaeta associata genome contains the following:
- a CDS encoding response regulator translates to MIRILLVDDQPLFVESLRMSLENYTDDLQVVGIAKNGTSAIAMAESLVPDVILMDVHLPDISGVVATKRILEAHRSIKIVMLSTYDEDEYVRDALRIGSSGYLLKDISPTELIAAIRALHTGLVQISPKIATKLINAMYDGTSPKIPEVSSRFEWFDTLTDREKEIFGLIATGFDNQQIADRLQLAEQTVRNNISTIYSKLEVKDRFEIIRLANTIQYH, encoded by the coding sequence ATGATACGAATCCTCTTGGTTGATGATCAACCGCTTTTTGTCGAGAGCCTCAGGATGAGCCTTGAGAACTATACCGATGACCTGCAGGTCGTCGGTATAGCCAAGAACGGAACCTCTGCAATAGCGATGGCTGAATCCTTGGTTCCCGACGTCATCCTCATGGATGTTCACCTGCCTGATATCAGCGGGGTTGTGGCCACAAAACGCATACTTGAAGCACATCGTTCGATAAAGATTGTCATGCTTTCAACCTACGATGAGGATGAGTATGTACGGGATGCCCTGCGTATCGGCTCCTCCGGCTACCTGCTCAAGGACATCTCACCCACCGAGCTCATTGCCGCCATCAGGGCTCTTCATACAGGGTTGGTGCAGATTTCCCCCAAAATTGCCACCAAATTGATCAATGCCATGTACGACGGGACCAGCCCGAAGATTCCCGAAGTCTCCAGCCGCTTCGAGTGGTTCGATACCCTTACCGACAGGGAGAAGGAGATTTTCGGGCTCATCGCCACCGGCTTTGACAATCAGCAAATCGCCGATCGTCTCCAACTTGCCGAACAGACGGTGAGAAACAACATCAGCACAATCTACTCCAAGCTCGAAGTGAAGGATCGGTTTGAGATCATTCGCCTTGCGAATACCATTCAATACCATTAG
- a CDS encoding glutathione peroxidase, whose translation MHLYDIEVSAMDGKPVKLSAFRGKVLLIVNTATHCGFTPQYDELEKLYKAYKEKGLEVLDFPCNQFKEQAPGSIEEINQFCTLNFGTTFKRFAKLEVNGKGEHPLYTFLKSKKGFAGFNPLHEKSARLTERMRAADPEFEKDSSIKWNFTKFLIDRNGEVVERFEPTSFMPEIEEKVKALL comes from the coding sequence ATGCACCTATACGATATTGAAGTTTCTGCAATGGACGGAAAGCCAGTCAAGCTTTCTGCTTTTAGGGGCAAGGTACTGTTGATCGTCAACACGGCAACCCACTGCGGTTTTACACCCCAGTACGATGAATTGGAAAAGCTCTATAAAGCGTACAAGGAAAAGGGTCTTGAGGTTCTCGACTTCCCCTGCAACCAGTTCAAGGAGCAGGCTCCCGGGTCCATCGAGGAGATCAACCAGTTCTGCACCCTCAACTTCGGCACCACCTTCAAGCGGTTTGCAAAGCTGGAGGTCAATGGGAAGGGCGAACACCCGCTCTATACGTTCCTTAAATCGAAGAAGGGCTTTGCGGGCTTCAATCCCCTGCATGAGAAGAGCGCCCGGCTGACCGAACGCATGCGTGCTGCAGACCCCGAGTTCGAGAAGGACAGCTCGATCAAATGGAACTTCACCAAGTTCCTCATCGACAGGAACGGCGAGGTGGTCGAACGTTTTGAGCCGACCAGTTTCATGCCCGAAATAGAAGAGAAGGTAAAGGCTTTGCTGTAA
- a CDS encoding carbohydrate ABC transporter permease, giving the protein MKRKHFSKIGTYVFLSIVCLFSVFPFYFMIVGSTNMSVDIIKGRLFFGTHLFENFKTLTSTVKLGNAFWNSMRNALANTAASLLICSLAGYGFQIYREKGKDTLMGLLLLSMMVPFAALMVPLFRMFSQAKLLDTTVGFILPTISTAFLIFFFRQSAESFPLETVQAARVDGLGELGIFFRIFVPIMAPTFAAAAIVTFMAAWNNYLWPLIIMQSQESQTMPLLITGLTAGYTTDYGILMLSVTITTMPTLILFFTQQRRFVEGVLGSVK; this is encoded by the coding sequence ATGAAACGAAAACACTTTTCAAAAATCGGGACCTATGTGTTCCTTTCCATAGTTTGCCTATTCTCGGTTTTCCCGTTCTATTTCATGATCGTCGGTTCGACCAATATGAGCGTGGATATCATCAAGGGAAGACTTTTCTTCGGCACCCATTTGTTTGAGAACTTCAAGACACTCACCTCGACGGTCAAGCTGGGCAATGCATTCTGGAACTCGATGCGCAATGCGCTGGCCAACACAGCGGCAAGCCTGCTGATCTGCTCTTTGGCCGGCTATGGATTCCAGATTTACCGTGAGAAGGGCAAGGACACCCTGATGGGCCTTCTGCTGCTTTCCATGATGGTGCCCTTCGCCGCCCTGATGGTCCCGCTGTTTCGCATGTTCAGCCAGGCAAAGCTGCTCGATACGACCGTCGGTTTCATTCTCCCCACCATCTCCACAGCCTTTCTGATCTTCTTCTTCCGCCAGAGCGCTGAGTCATTCCCGCTGGAGACGGTTCAAGCCGCCCGCGTTGATGGACTCGGGGAACTGGGAATTTTCTTCAGGATATTTGTTCCCATCATGGCCCCGACGTTCGCAGCCGCCGCGATTGTGACTTTCATGGCCGCCTGGAACAACTACCTGTGGCCTTTGATCATCATGCAAAGCCAGGAAAGTCAGACCATGCCCCTGCTTATCACAGGCCTGACCGCAGGCTATACTACTGACTACGGAATCCTGATGCTTTCGGTAACCATCACGACCATGCCCACCCTGATTCTTTTCTTCACCCAACAGAGACGGTTTGTAGAAGGTGTGCTGGGATCTGTCAAATAA
- a CDS encoding sensor histidine kinase, translating to MGIKTRLNKDRYFSYVFQAYAVLLLLLALVIFIATYGIEGGSSTRPYEFYRTFFIFFLFYSLCIVLLSHTRHLLGILLLCFLGLTALLVLDYSLNDYLTIRLLLYLAFQTVILSLITWPYDLPFPLLYTLTALYFQLLPPFLGENDLNAQLRPIQTEELIAFSAILLCFAYLQIAVKHFYALHVKAKAQIEILNTTITKLTIFSQSLQSYARTAEMEAAKKERYRISREIHDISGYMFTNIIAMMDAIIATGCRNSDKTSEMCSAARSQAQEGLVETRRALHLLRKSDSEREVGMRAIYKIKKIFESTTGVKVEIESGNLEASFGDELDLVLYRIVQEGLTNALRHGHATCVRILFWIVDESVQVIILDNGTGAKKIIKGIGLAGMEERISRLGGVVRAENAPEGGFQLTVTIPLQKEQTDDTNPLG from the coding sequence ATGGGAATCAAGACACGGCTGAATAAAGACAGGTATTTCTCATATGTCTTTCAGGCATATGCAGTACTGTTGCTGCTCCTTGCCTTGGTCATCTTTATTGCCACGTATGGAATCGAGGGAGGTAGCAGCACCCGTCCCTATGAGTTCTACCGCACTTTTTTCATATTCTTTCTCTTCTATTCGTTGTGCATAGTCCTCCTTTCCCATACCCGGCATTTGCTGGGAATCCTGTTGCTGTGTTTCCTCGGCCTCACCGCCTTGCTGGTGCTTGATTACTCGCTCAACGACTATCTGACCATCCGCCTGCTGCTCTACCTTGCATTCCAGACTGTAATCCTATCGCTTATCACCTGGCCGTATGACCTTCCGTTCCCGCTCCTCTATACCTTGACAGCCCTTTACTTTCAGCTGCTGCCTCCTTTTCTAGGCGAGAACGACCTCAATGCACAGCTCAGGCCCATCCAAACAGAGGAGCTGATCGCCTTCTCAGCCATACTGCTATGTTTTGCCTACCTGCAGATTGCAGTAAAGCACTTTTATGCACTGCACGTAAAAGCCAAGGCCCAGATAGAGATCCTCAATACCACCATCACAAAACTGACCATTTTCAGCCAGAGCCTGCAATCGTACGCCCGAACAGCGGAGATGGAAGCGGCGAAGAAGGAACGATACCGGATCTCGCGGGAGATCCACGATATCAGCGGGTACATGTTCACCAACATCATTGCCATGATGGACGCGATCATTGCCACCGGCTGCCGCAACAGCGACAAGACCAGCGAGATGTGCAGTGCAGCCCGTTCCCAAGCCCAGGAGGGCTTGGTCGAAACACGCAGGGCTTTGCACCTCTTGCGAAAGTCGGATAGCGAGCGGGAAGTGGGGATGCGTGCCATTTACAAGATCAAGAAGATTTTTGAAAGCACCACAGGCGTCAAAGTCGAGATTGAAAGCGGAAATCTTGAGGCATCCTTCGGTGATGAGCTGGATCTTGTTCTCTACCGCATCGTGCAGGAAGGCCTGACAAATGCCCTCCGGCATGGCCACGCCACCTGCGTACGCATCCTCTTCTGGATAGTGGATGAGTCGGTGCAGGTGATCATCCTGGACAATGGAACCGGTGCGAAGAAAATCATCAAAGGAATCGGCCTTGCCGGTATGGAAGAACGAATAAGCAGACTTGGTGGTGTGGTGAGGGCTGAGAACGCTCCGGAGGGAGGCTTTCAGCTTACTGTAACCATTCCGTTGCAGAAGGAGCAGACCGATGATACGAATCCTCTTGGTTGA
- a CDS encoding Fic family protein has translation MNNRFSGPVIVFHEFSLPEKGTPVGYAALIDAYNLPCPFPTIKMAIGTKHTIVKENDWHLLTPRYQPENSVKGHLAFALKYEGVDLCVLKKLFELLDPNEICKMVQASITGAYSRRIWFLYEWLMGKALDLPDVQRGNYVHALDPLKQLAVTGKRSMRHRVVNNLPGTPDFCPLIRRTEELDAYISMNLKEKALLVSTNIPKDVVARAAAFLLLKDSQASFAIENEAPPHDRIMRWGNAIRDAGKSPISKDALVQLQKMVIGDSRFVKPGYRETGGFVGEHDRDTGMPVVEHFSAKHEDIDSLIDGLVAYSKKITHTIDAVCAAAAIAFGFVYIHPFVDGNGRIHRYLIHHILAENGYNPPGMIFPVSSSMLNRIAEYEVVLRGYSQTILPFIKWETTKDHNVRVLNDTVDYYRYFDATAHAVFLYQCVKETIEHEIPEEAHFLVRYDTFRKTVQDGIEIPDTTVFLLYNFLSQNGGKLSKRAQEKEFHALSQTQIERFEQLYERLFIE, from the coding sequence ATGAATAATCGTTTTTCAGGTCCAGTAATCGTTTTTCATGAATTCTCTCTACCCGAAAAAGGCACCCCTGTCGGGTATGCAGCCCTTATTGATGCATATAACCTTCCCTGCCCATTTCCCACAATTAAAATGGCAATCGGGACGAAACACACCATCGTAAAAGAGAATGATTGGCATTTGCTCACTCCTAGATATCAGCCGGAAAATTCCGTAAAAGGACATCTGGCTTTTGCATTGAAATATGAAGGCGTTGATTTATGCGTCCTTAAGAAATTATTCGAACTCCTTGACCCGAACGAAATATGCAAGATGGTTCAGGCCTCAATAACGGGAGCCTATAGCAGACGAATTTGGTTCCTCTATGAATGGCTGATGGGAAAAGCCCTCGATTTGCCGGATGTACAAAGAGGCAATTATGTGCATGCGCTCGATCCTCTGAAACAGTTGGCCGTAACCGGAAAGAGATCGATGCGGCATCGAGTTGTAAACAATCTTCCAGGGACTCCGGATTTTTGTCCCCTGATACGACGAACTGAGGAATTGGATGCATACATTTCCATGAATCTCAAAGAGAAAGCCCTTCTCGTCTCGACGAATATCCCCAAGGACGTAGTTGCCCGTGCGGCTGCATTTCTACTTTTAAAAGATTCACAAGCAAGTTTTGCCATTGAAAATGAAGCACCTCCCCACGATAGAATCATGCGATGGGGCAATGCGATTCGTGATGCCGGGAAGTCACCAATCAGCAAGGATGCGCTTGTACAACTTCAAAAAATGGTAATTGGAGACAGCCGTTTTGTGAAACCTGGGTATAGAGAGACTGGAGGCTTCGTCGGCGAACATGATAGAGATACGGGAATGCCTGTTGTGGAACATTTCAGCGCGAAGCATGAGGATATTGATTCTTTGATAGATGGATTGGTTGCATACAGCAAAAAAATCACCCACACAATCGACGCGGTCTGTGCAGCGGCAGCAATCGCGTTCGGATTCGTCTATATCCACCCATTTGTGGATGGGAACGGACGTATTCATCGGTATCTCATCCATCATATCCTGGCAGAAAATGGGTATAATCCCCCAGGTATGATATTTCCGGTATCCAGTTCGATGCTGAATCGAATAGCAGAATATGAAGTAGTATTAAGAGGTTACTCACAAACAATACTGCCCTTCATCAAATGGGAAACAACAAAAGATCATAACGTACGTGTTCTCAATGACACCGTCGATTATTACCGTTACTTTGATGCGACAGCACACGCTGTCTTTCTCTATCAGTGTGTCAAGGAAACAATAGAGCATGAAATTCCTGAAGAAGCGCATTTTCTTGTGCGTTATGATACATTCAGGAAAACAGTACAAGACGGTATTGAAATACCCGATACTACTGTTTTCCTGCTTTACAATTTCTTATCACAAAACGGAGGAAAACTGTCCAAGCGGGCACAAGAAAAAGAATTTCATGCTCTATCACAAACCCAGATTGAAAGGTTCGAGCAACTATATGAGCGACTCTTCATCGAGTAA
- a CDS encoding ABC transporter substrate-binding protein, which yields MKKTMCVVLALLLVVSSLAFAGGKAETAAVAADPNAPVTLTVWCWDPMFNIFAMNEAAKIYAVDHPNVKVNVVETPWNDLQQKLITSLSANATANLPDIILMQDNAIQKNVMTYPEAYVPLNGKIDLSQFAQFKVDVGTIDGKHYGVPFDNGATGTFLRRDIVEKAGLKVSDFNDITWERFIELGKIVKQKTGVAMISTVANEPDFPMLMLQSAGTWMFDESGKAFIKDNKVLKEALRITKEMVASGICILVPDWNAYIATLNNGTVASTINGCWISGSIQAEKSQSGKWAVTNTPRFANIASSVNYSSQGGSGWMVMANSKNPDVAIDFLAKTFGGSVALYETILPASGAIATWLPAAKSPVYSTPIEFFGGQKIYEDLVNYAGKVPNVKYGVYNYEARDAIARALSEVMQGGDIDAALATAQKNVEFLMSE from the coding sequence ATGAAAAAGACCATGTGTGTTGTTTTAGCGCTTCTTTTGGTTGTCTCGTCTCTTGCCTTTGCCGGCGGCAAGGCTGAGACTGCTGCAGTGGCAGCCGACCCGAATGCACCGGTGACCCTCACTGTCTGGTGTTGGGACCCGATGTTCAACATCTTTGCGATGAATGAAGCAGCAAAGATCTATGCCGTCGACCATCCCAACGTAAAGGTCAACGTGGTTGAAACCCCTTGGAATGACCTGCAGCAGAAGCTCATCACGAGCCTGTCTGCAAATGCAACTGCAAATCTTCCGGACATTATCCTGATGCAGGACAATGCCATCCAGAAGAACGTCATGACCTATCCCGAGGCTTATGTACCCCTCAATGGGAAAATCGACCTTTCCCAGTTCGCCCAGTTCAAGGTGGATGTGGGGACCATCGACGGCAAGCATTATGGAGTCCCGTTTGACAACGGAGCCACCGGAACCTTCCTCAGGAGGGACATTGTCGAGAAGGCCGGCCTGAAAGTCAGCGATTTCAACGACATTACCTGGGAACGCTTCATCGAGCTTGGAAAAATCGTCAAGCAGAAGACCGGCGTCGCCATGATTTCCACGGTAGCCAACGAACCCGACTTCCCGATGCTGATGCTCCAAAGCGCAGGGACGTGGATGTTTGATGAAAGCGGCAAGGCCTTCATCAAGGACAACAAGGTGCTGAAGGAAGCCCTTCGCATCACCAAGGAAATGGTTGCAAGCGGCATCTGCATCCTCGTTCCCGACTGGAACGCCTATATTGCGACCTTGAACAACGGAACAGTGGCCTCCACCATCAACGGCTGCTGGATCAGCGGATCTATACAGGCCGAGAAGAGCCAGAGCGGCAAATGGGCGGTGACCAATACTCCCAGATTCGCCAACATCGCCAGTTCGGTGAACTACTCCAGCCAAGGTGGATCGGGCTGGATGGTCATGGCCAACTCGAAGAATCCCGACGTCGCCATCGACTTCCTGGCAAAGACCTTCGGTGGAAGCGTCGCCCTCTACGAGACCATTCTTCCTGCCAGCGGAGCCATTGCAACATGGCTGCCCGCAGCAAAGAGTCCTGTATACTCCACTCCCATCGAGTTCTTCGGTGGACAGAAGATTTACGAGGACCTGGTCAACTATGCAGGCAAGGTTCCCAATGTAAAGTATGGTGTCTATAACTATGAAGCCCGCGATGCAATCGCCCGTGCTCTGAGCGAAGTCATGCAGGGTGGAGACATCGATGCCGCTCTTGCAACCGCCCAGAAGAACGTAGAATTCTTGATGAGCGAGTAG
- a CDS encoding glutathione peroxidase, which translates to MSVYDYTVHGRKGEEVKLSTYKGKVLLIVNTATQCGFTPEYTELEKLYEAYRAKGFEILDFPCNQFDGQAPESIEEIHEICKLKFGTQFPQFGKVEVNGEGAIPLYKHLKDKKGFAGFDMSHKIAPILDGILRKADPEYEKSSEIKWNFTKFLVDRNGNVVQRFEPSHDLGKVAKAIENLL; encoded by the coding sequence ATGAGCGTATATGATTACACCGTACACGGAAGAAAAGGGGAGGAAGTCAAGCTTTCCACCTATAAGGGCAAGGTGCTCTTGATCGTCAATACAGCAACTCAGTGCGGGTTCACCCCCGAGTACACCGAGCTTGAGAAATTATATGAAGCATACAGGGCGAAGGGTTTTGAGATCTTGGACTTCCCCTGCAATCAGTTCGATGGACAGGCTCCTGAGTCGATTGAGGAGATCCACGAAATCTGCAAGCTCAAGTTTGGAACCCAGTTTCCCCAGTTTGGAAAGGTTGAAGTCAACGGCGAAGGTGCAATCCCGTTGTACAAACACCTCAAGGACAAGAAGGGATTCGCGGGCTTCGATATGAGCCACAAGATCGCACCCATTCTTGATGGAATCCTGCGCAAGGCCGACCCCGAATATGAGAAGAGCAGTGAGATAAAGTGGAACTTCACCAAGTTCCTTGTCGATCGCAACGGAAACGTTGTACAGCGCTTCGAACCCTCCCATGATTTGGGCAAGGTGGCGAAGGCCATCGAGAACCTTCTGTAA
- a CDS encoding glycoside hydrolase family 2 TIM barrel-domain containing protein, whose product MATLFLHHRAWQQPRINSVNRLEMHSLPMAFPTQEEALDHARKGPEHWDAQSNPRYRCLDGTWSFRYYDSPLSVEEQVLDENAGLAWKPILVPGSWSVQGYDKPHYTNVIMPFVNTPPFPPEQNPTGVYRTTFTIDEVWKQGKTVLEVGSAESYLEVYVNSSFVGMSKDTRLASHFDLSEYVRQGENTLTLIVVRYSDASYVEDQDQWWFGGLHRSIVLSSVPSLTIEDVKVTAVVEPSLQKAEVEVRVETTSQNQPVVVSLYDPEGNLMNSRQVEPASRWCVTSFSVDKPLLWSSEQPTLYYIGLSLDNEHRALPIGLRRVEISKRKLLINGKRVLIKGVNRHEHDQYMAKTLTVQSMVEDIRLMKQHNFNAVRTCHYPDDSIWYELCDRYGLYVMDEANIETHANYDSICRDEMWASCFLERVQRMVRRDYNHPSVIIWSLGNEAGYGHNQDACAGWLRRYDPTRPIHYEGANRPEWGQGAHTLESLKRGRFATDIVSPMYPPIALIEAWDHNTESSDDDRPLIMCEYSHAMGNSNGSLSDYWKTIRSSRGIQGGFIWDWVDQGILVDEKGGPVGPRAYPAADKEGGRAWRYGGDFGDQPTDYDFCLNGLVFPDRTCKPAMAECLKVQQSIHIKSDHPGSGKFALISELDFSTTENLCLRYKLFSESEADRLEGEIDLPVLEAGTRWDFQLEALASPEAKSLMTGGRTLLLFECFLKNDTCWAKAGHVLAWDQFELSKPVKRAFPAAEAFLEKQQDGSYRLETKAYEAAINAEGHLSSLKFVGQRELLASPLGISLYRCSTENDGLKTLQGNKDLPEYAFYHDNKAFGQWLANELDKTALALVDVHMENGQLCSRHRIETPHGLDLGSFDQSWVFSSDKLYYSCTIHLNDAVKEYPRVGLKCDLDTSWSAVRWFGRGPHENYPDRCEGAAIGDYFATIDELYVPYIVPQDYGVRTQVSRLDLYDGDTGGVRLQSHDELCFALHRYSLSELWEKRHADELVRSNVNHLYLDSAVRGVGTATCGPDTLERYRVRSGVHRLSFTISSSH is encoded by the coding sequence ATGGCTACGTTGTTTTTACACCATCGCGCTTGGCAGCAGCCAAGAATCAATAGTGTGAACCGTCTGGAGATGCATTCGCTTCCCATGGCTTTCCCTACCCAGGAAGAGGCATTGGACCATGCCCGCAAAGGCCCGGAGCATTGGGATGCACAGAGCAATCCCCGCTATCGATGCCTGGACGGCACATGGTCCTTCCGCTACTACGACTCTCCCTTGTCGGTGGAGGAGCAGGTCCTTGATGAGAATGCCGGCCTTGCTTGGAAGCCTATCCTCGTACCCGGCTCGTGGAGCGTGCAAGGCTACGACAAGCCGCACTACACCAATGTAATCATGCCTTTCGTCAATACCCCGCCTTTTCCGCCTGAACAAAACCCAACCGGAGTCTACCGTACCACCTTCACCATCGATGAAGTCTGGAAACAGGGAAAGACGGTTCTTGAAGTCGGCAGTGCAGAGAGCTATCTGGAGGTGTATGTCAACTCCAGCTTTGTCGGGATGAGCAAGGACACACGCCTGGCATCACATTTTGACCTGTCCGAGTATGTACGCCAAGGAGAGAACACGCTTACCCTGATTGTTGTTCGCTACAGCGACGCCTCCTATGTGGAGGACCAGGATCAGTGGTGGTTCGGAGGCCTGCATCGAAGCATCGTCCTGTCAAGTGTTCCCAGCCTGACGATTGAGGATGTGAAAGTAACTGCCGTAGTAGAACCGAGTCTCCAAAAGGCAGAGGTGGAAGTAAGGGTAGAGACCACCTCACAGAACCAGCCGGTAGTCGTCAGCCTTTACGACCCTGAGGGAAATCTCATGAACAGCAGGCAGGTCGAGCCGGCAAGCAGGTGGTGTGTCACCTCCTTCTCTGTCGACAAGCCCCTGCTTTGGAGCAGCGAGCAGCCGACACTGTATTATATCGGCCTCTCGCTTGATAATGAGCACAGGGCTCTTCCAATCGGCTTGAGGCGGGTGGAGATTTCCAAACGAAAGCTTTTGATCAACGGCAAGCGCGTGTTGATCAAGGGTGTGAACCGTCACGAGCACGACCAGTATATGGCCAAGACGTTGACGGTCCAAAGCATGGTGGAGGATATCCGGCTGATGAAGCAGCACAACTTCAATGCCGTGCGCACCTGCCATTATCCCGACGACAGCATCTGGTACGAGCTGTGCGACCGCTACGGCCTGTATGTCATGGACGAGGCCAATATAGAGACCCACGCAAATTACGACAGTATCTGCCGTGATGAAATGTGGGCCTCCTGTTTCCTCGAACGGGTGCAGCGGATGGTCAGGCGTGACTACAACCACCCCTCGGTCATTATCTGGTCGCTGGGCAATGAGGCCGGGTACGGTCACAACCAGGACGCCTGTGCCGGCTGGCTGAGGCGGTACGACCCCACCCGTCCCATTCACTACGAAGGAGCCAATCGTCCCGAATGGGGCCAAGGAGCCCACACCCTGGAGAGTCTCAAACGTGGACGCTTTGCCACTGATATCGTCTCTCCGATGTATCCTCCCATTGCGCTCATCGAGGCTTGGGACCACAACACGGAGAGCAGTGACGACGACCGGCCCCTGATCATGTGCGAGTACAGCCATGCGATGGGCAACTCCAACGGAAGCCTTTCCGATTACTGGAAAACCATCCGCTCTTCGCGCGGCATTCAGGGAGGCTTCATATGGGACTGGGTCGACCAGGGAATCTTGGTCGATGAGAAGGGTGGTCCGGTCGGGCCCCGTGCTTATCCGGCCGCCGATAAGGAAGGGGGACGAGCTTGGAGGTATGGAGGGGATTTCGGTGATCAGCCCACCGATTACGACTTCTGCCTCAATGGCTTGGTGTTTCCCGATCGTACCTGCAAACCCGCCATGGCCGAATGCCTGAAGGTGCAGCAGTCGATTCATATCAAAAGCGACCACCCCGGCAGCGGGAAGTTCGCTCTTATCAGTGAACTGGATTTCTCCACCACGGAGAACCTTTGCCTGCGCTACAAGCTTTTCAGCGAGTCTGAAGCCGATCGACTGGAAGGAGAGATCGACCTTCCTGTTCTTGAAGCAGGAACCAGATGGGATTTCCAGCTTGAGGCACTCGCATCGCCGGAAGCGAAGTCCTTGATGACTGGGGGGCGGACTTTACTGCTGTTTGAGTGTTTCCTCAAAAATGATACCTGTTGGGCAAAGGCAGGCCATGTTCTGGCTTGGGACCAGTTTGAGCTGTCCAAGCCGGTCAAGCGGGCATTCCCAGCCGCTGAGGCGTTTCTTGAGAAGCAACAAGACGGCAGCTATCGTCTGGAGACAAAAGCCTATGAAGCTGCAATTAATGCAGAAGGCCACCTTTCCAGCCTCAAGTTTGTCGGTCAACGCGAGTTGCTGGCTTCCCCCTTGGGCATTAGCCTGTATCGATGCTCTACGGAGAACGACGGGCTCAAGACGCTGCAGGGTAACAAGGACCTGCCCGAGTACGCCTTCTACCACGACAACAAGGCTTTCGGCCAGTGGTTGGCAAACGAGTTGGACAAGACAGCGTTGGCACTGGTGGATGTCCACATGGAAAACGGTCAACTGTGCAGCCGCCACAGAATCGAGACTCCGCATGGCTTGGACCTGGGGTCTTTCGACCAGAGCTGGGTGTTCTCCAGCGACAAGCTCTATTACAGCTGCACCATACACCTCAATGACGCTGTCAAGGAGTATCCAAGAGTGGGGTTGAAGTGCGATCTCGATACAAGCTGGTCAGCTGTTCGCTGGTTCGGAAGGGGACCGCATGAGAACTATCCAGACCGCTGCGAGGGTGCTGCAATCGGCGATTACTTTGCCACCATCGACGAACTGTATGTGCCCTACATCGTGCCCCAGGATTACGGGGTCAGGACTCAGGTCAGCCGATTGGACCTCTACGACGGCGATACCGGAGGAGTACGCTTGCAGAGCCATGACGAGCTTTGTTTTGCCCTGCACAGGTATTCGCTTTCGGAGCTCTGGGAGAAACGGCATGCCGATGAGTTGGTGAGGAGCAATGTAAACCACCTGTACCTGGACAGTGCCGTTCGCGGGGTGGGAACAGCAACCTGCGGACCCGATACCTTGGAACGGTACCGCGTTCGCAGCGGAGTCCACCGTCTCTCTTTTACCATCAGTTCCAGTCACTAA
- a CDS encoding carbohydrate ABC transporter permease → MAKTTLTKKINLFGWLFVIPAALFIFILNFYPMVSAFLLSLQSGRGNNLKFAGLKNYARLFEDEMFLTSVGNVITYLVIQVPVMLLFALVLASLLNDPKLKGRGMFRTLIFLPCATSLVSSAMIFKSFFSIDGIVNTTLIGLGVLEGPMSWLTHPVWAKFVIILTITWRWTGYNTVFYLAGLQNIDRSVYEAARIDGASASRQFTSITIPLLKPVILLTTIMSTNGTLQLFDEVRNITNGGPGIATLSISQYIYNLSFMYNPQFGYAAAVSYAILVMVAILSFVQIKVGDKR, encoded by the coding sequence ATGGCAAAGACAACATTGACAAAGAAAATCAACCTGTTCGGCTGGTTGTTTGTCATACCCGCTGCACTGTTCATATTCATCCTGAATTTCTATCCGATGGTCAGTGCATTTCTGCTCTCATTGCAATCGGGTAGGGGAAACAATCTGAAATTCGCCGGGCTGAAGAATTACGCCCGACTCTTCGAGGACGAGATGTTTCTCACGTCGGTGGGAAACGTCATCACCTATCTGGTGATTCAGGTCCCTGTAATGCTTCTCTTTGCGTTGGTCCTCGCCTCATTGCTCAACGACCCGAAACTCAAGGGCAGGGGAATGTTCAGAACACTCATTTTCCTGCCGTGTGCGACCAGCCTGGTCTCATCGGCAATGATTTTCAAATCGTTCTTCTCCATCGATGGAATCGTGAATACCACCCTCATCGGCCTTGGTGTCCTTGAAGGTCCTATGAGCTGGCTCACCCATCCAGTTTGGGCTAAGTTCGTCATAATCCTGACCATTACCTGGCGTTGGACCGGTTACAACACCGTATTCTACCTTGCCGGACTTCAAAACATCGACCGCAGCGTCTATGAGGCCGCCCGCATCGACGGAGCATCGGCCTCCCGCCAGTTCACCTCCATAACCATCCCGCTGCTCAAGCCGGTCATTCTCTTGACCACCATCATGTCCACCAATGGAACGCTTCAGCTCTTTGACGAGGTGCGCAACATCACCAATGGAGGACCGGGCATCGCAACACTGTCCATCAGCCAATACATCTACAACCTCTCGTTCATGTACAATCCTCAGTTCGGCTATGCAGCAGCCGTTTCGTACGCAATCCTGGTGATGGTTGCCATCCTCTCATTCGTCCAAATCAAGGTGGGGGACAAGCGATGA